The Drosophila sulfurigaster albostrigata strain 15112-1811.04 chromosome 3, ASM2355843v2, whole genome shotgun sequence genomic sequence tttttatcgACTCTTGAATCATTTACTATAAAATGGCATTTACATCATGTTGAGAAAAGTTTTAGTTCACATTCTACTGTTGAACTATttgtgcagcagcaaatgaACTTGGTGCAACAAAAGTGGTTAGTTAGTGGGCGAGTCCGCTGCAGAGAGcttgtggcatgcagcatgaAGTAggcggaggcggtggcggtggctgaggcgatggcggtggcggtggcggtgtgTTTCAAACCACAAGAAGCCAGACCTAATCCGTTTTGTGGACTGCCACTGGGCAGAacatactttttaaataaaataaataaatttctatatttttatcgACTCTTGAATCATTTACTATAAAATGGCATTTACATCATGTTGAGAAAAGTTTTAGTTCACATTCTACTGTTGAACTATTTGTACAGCAGCAAATGAACTTGGTGCAACAAAAGTGGTTAGTTAGTGGGCGAGTCCGCTGCAGAGAGcttgtggcatgcagcatgaAGTAggcggaggcggtggcggtggctgaggcgatggcggtggcggtggcggtgtgTTTCAAACCACAAGAAGCCAGACCTAATCCGTTTTGTGGACTGCCACTGGGCAGAAGGGAGTAAAGTCGAAGACCAAGGCAATCTGCGGCTACTGATGGCGCTGGCGCTGCTGGTGCGgtacttttgctgctgccacagcgaGTGGCAAGTCGAGGGCGCAGGCAGAAGGCAAAAGGCGAAGGCGCAAGCGCGCAGTCAGCTCCTAAGCGCTACAAGCGAATCCTcctaaaaattatttattaacatgGTAGAAATTCGCAAACAGGTTAAAACGAccaatcaaaacaacaactgctgcagcagcaaccagcaaccaacaacaacaacagtaaccagcaaccagcaacaacaaaaagcggcggcggcggcggcagccaAAGACCCAAAGTGCAGATAATATTAAAaggcagtcaggcagccaGTCGGCCAGACAGAGTTGGAGTCGAacttggagttggagttgaagttgggcCGACCGACTgtcggacggacagacagacggacggacagacggactgGCAGACACATTTCGAAAAGGGCCAACATGAAATTCCATGGGAGTCATtgactttattattattggttgCTTGGTTGGCTAGCttggctgctttggctgcttgaCTTGGCTTTGCCTTGCCTCAGCTTGGCTTGGTTAGGTTtactttgctttggttttgcctcaactcgactcaactcaactcgactcgactcgactcagcTTGACTTGACTTGCTTGAGTTGGTTGCTTGGTTAATTTTCTTGGGAAAGTTTTTGTTGAAAGTTGGGCggccttttttttgtattttctgcTGATTTTTTGTGTTCAGTCTTTCTTCGctgcttttttaattttttgcaacTGAAGTAGTTGGCGTTAAAATGAAGGTAAATACTAATCATTGGGTAGGACATAACATATGTCAGTAAATCGCCAAGTTATCCAACTGCAAATTATACCGCTGATCGCACAGCTTAAtgtaatttaacattttttaatttttttggttggaGTGCCGATGGCACAGGATCTTAAAAAACaatgtaaatttgaaaattacatacttaataaaaatatttacttatgtaTACATCTAATAAGAAATTGACAAATTGAGAACataataaatttctaaataaaataaataaaatgttcttacatttttaatagatTAATTTAAAAGGTAATCTGTTGTCAAATTATCCTCAATTCGAGATATATTAGATATTAGATATCTTAATAGAATATTTCTAAATGTATTAAACGAGAAAATCTTAATGAagaaagtattaaatattaaaaaactataaactatTTCCAACactatataactatataaaatCCGagttcaaaatttaaaatagtctGTTCAGAATCTATTATGAATAGAATTctcttataataataataaaacattttggataataatttcttaaagataatttagtaattttacatttaatactTATTTCTGAAGTggcgaaaataataaaaagattcttgtaattgaattcaatttaaaaaaaaatgtagcaaataaattacttcTAGTTATCTGATCGGATTTAACATTAGCAATGAGTATTTCTATGtattaaaaaactaaagatttagctaaatatatataaagacaaatattaaaaagttatacgaaaattattgaagtattataaatgagtttttttgTACTCGTATTATTCTAAAGTTAAATGTTTTCTATTAATTACCTTTATTcttttttggtataaaaaaTCGCATTGCTAATGTTTTAAGTTTATAAGATTGTCtatacaaaaaacaagtataagtaaattgtaaatataaataaaattatttatatatttctaaatgtctaaacaaatacaattctagacaaattaatattcctagtaaatttgcaatataataATGACACAAATTTGACTACTTGcccaatatttattaatgttcaatttttaaataacattaaaaaatgcCCTTAGCATGTTCTATCAACGCTTCTTGCGCATCTAATTAAgaaaattcgattttaatattaataataatgattttaaataatatgagcttttttatacaaataagaTTCTCTACCAATTAGAATTCACAGTAAATTAAACATCATTCCTATCCTGTTCTATCACACTTGTTGCCCATCTAAATAAGTAATTAGATTTAAATACATTCTGCAAGTTGATTAAATGCGAATACCAAAAATGCCATTGTGAATGCGCAAAAtgaagtttttaataaattccatTAATACATCGCCTTTTCTTGGTATCACGTTCATTTTTTGGGGGCCAAGACAAGACAAAATATTGCTGCATTCATCGTTGGCCCTACCAAAACAGCATCGGAAGAACGTTAGTTCTCCATATCGTTGGTATGTGTGGAATTtactcagtatatttttttttaggtgTTTGTATCTTTTTGGACGTTGTTGCCCTTTCCATAGAAACTTGAACCTAACAAAAAACCTTGCTGAGGCAAATTGATACTTTATTTATAGCGAAAACGAACAAAATTGGCAAATACCAAAAGTGCTGCGAACTGGGCGCAGTCAAAAGATGAAATAAGCAGACATTTCGATACCCTGTAAACCTTTGCAAGTGTGTATCAAATGGGGTAGCTTGACTGGAAGCAATGTGTACAGCAGGTGAGAGTATTGAGTATGATTTCGTTTAATATAATCttagaatattttgtatttacattatttctattttagaAATAGATTTGGATTTATAATACCAATGggactttttatttttataataacttaaaatataatagtgTAAGGaacaaaacatacaaaaaaggaagaaataaatttagtaatttaatgaaaaataatagtaaCCAAATATACGACTTTTTAgagaacaaataaataaaaaacttgaGAAAATTAAAGTAgaacataatattatatattagatTTTAGGggtaaaaaatattaacaaacaaaaaatagaaaatttaaataaaatgtaaagaaaaatagtatcagaaaaaaatatatgactTTTTAGAGAACATATGAATAAAAAACTGATTTTAGGGGTTAAaggtattaataaaaaaaattcataataGAAAATTCAATCTGTTGTCTTTTCGTCTGTCCGACGATAGAATTGTCCATATCTTAAGGATAtgtaatttaagttaaataactaaaaattcTCATTTCGTAGCTGGTAGATTCAATCCTTCATAGCTCCATCATTGGCAATTCAAAactaacaaatttcaaattttttatttgtattacaGCGTATCTAGCAGTCGCGCAATATCGACTAGATTATTCTTTTTGCTTATTGCTGGCTTTTTGTGGGCGCGCGCGCGCTTCGCGAGTCAACAAAAATCAAGAGAACAGAATTGCCGACCACAACAAGAATCCAAAACGATCCCCGCATAAAGCTTAAAGTGCACACAACAAAGAAGTTAAAGCTGTGAGTgtgtaagagtgtgtgtgtatgtgataGCATTGGACAGCACTTTTGGTCCATTGGGTTTGGGGCTATTGTTGGAAGCTGTCGTTGCAACCACCGCCGTCGACGTTGTCGGTGACGTCGACGCCGCCGCTTTGGGTATGAATGAAtttatgcttttgttatttttatgtgtgttttcaCTGGAATTTCGCCGCATGCCTTATACGGcatgtctgtttgtgtgtgtgagtgtatataTGCgcataaatatgtgtgtgtgtgctttatattttatgccgCTCGTTGGCCAATAAAAGGATACAAATTTGGCTGTCCGCTACTTTCATCGccaattttcatttgtaattGGTCCTCGACGAATGCACACCAAAAGGCAACCGGATCCAATCAAGCGACAAAATGCCGCAAAAAGTCCAACACACCGAAGCGTGAATACGCTagcaaacataattaaaaacactttGCATAGTAAACACAACTCATTGTCGTCGTCGACAGTTGTGTTCAGGAATTCcattaacaaattgtaaattattatttttgtttttttgctcaGCTGATCAGCAGATTGTTAATCATAATTGTGGCCACGCCAAGTGCACAATGTTGAGAGCCGGCAAAAGTTTTAGGGGCAGGTAGACAACGTTGCTCGGTAGGTCAAAACAGCAGAtacgtgctgctgctgttgttgttgctgcctttgctgctttttgccaattgttgttgcttcccACGAGCATTAATAAAACTGACACGTCTGCCATATGCGAAGTTTCttttacacattttgtttttttccgttttttaatttatttttttttttgccaaaatgTCGCCGACTGTTGCGTTCGACCTCGAAATGCGAACAGCTAAACGAGAATGAAACGAACGTTGCACAatacaattcaaattttgaattacGCGGCTGCATGCGCTGGTTTATGTCTTGGCTAAATACCAAAATGAATACTGCTAGTGCTGCCAAGTTCCGCTAAACTGTTGCAGCAGTGTGACCGCACGCAGTGGAGAGTATTTtcaacaagttggcagcacttcCAAGTTATCGCGGGCTGTTCAACTTGCAACAGATAAGAGactattattgttattgtttatctATTGGGACAATGGCAATCCGAAATCAATACTAAGCTTATTACCATAGGCTACTGCCCTGATAAGCTTAGCCAGTTATGAGATGTTGTCATTAATAAGCTAGAGAGATATAAACCGAACCGAACGCATACAGAGAAAAAGATTTATGTATAAATCCGCAGCTGATaagaaaacagcagcagcagaagcagcggcagcagcagcagcgacagcgcaGCGGACATAGAAAACAATTATGGGGGGACTCGACACACGTAGTACGAGAGTCGCCGTCCAACGCAACGCAGGCGAAAATCAACAAGTTAATCGGTGTCAGgccattaaaaaatattgactttatatatagagagacCCCTAGCAAAGATGCGCAGCTTGAATCGTTTTCGCTTGATAACCTTTGATGTAACAAATACATTATTGCAATTTCGCACCAGTCCTGGCAAGCAATATGGTGAGATTGGAGCGCTCTTTGGCGCACGCTGTGATAACAACGAACTGGCCAAGAACTACAAGGCCAACTGGTAGGAATACAATATAGAAATTTGCAATGCCATCCTTAAATCAACTCCGTATGCAACTCTCTCTCAGGTACAAGATGAACCGCGACTATCCGAACTTTGGTAGAGAAACATCGCCGCGACTTGAATGGCAGCATTGGTGGCGTCAGCTGATAGCAGGTAAGCGATAAACTGCAGCTCTCCTCTCAAGTGTTCAAAGTGCAAAGCAAATTccaattgtttgtttgcgtATTTTGCCAGGCACTTTTGCTGAGAGCGGCGCACCGATACCCGAGGCAAAGTTGGACGACTTTGCCAATCATTTGCTCGAACTGTACAAAACTTCGATCTGCTGGCAGCCATGCAATGGCAGCATTGATCTGCTCAAGCAATTGCGTCAGCATGCACAGTCCGGGAAACCATGTCGTGTGGGTGTTGTGGCCAATTTTGATCCACGTCTCGATGTGCTGCTGCGAAACACTAAGCTGGAGCAATACCTGGACTTTGCTCTCAACTCTTACGCTGCTCAGGCGGAGAAACCACAAGCTGCCATCTTTGAGCGCGCCATGGCAGAGTCGGGATTAAAGGAGCTAAAGCCAGCGGAGTGTTTGCACATTGGCGATGGACCAACCACAGATTATTTGGGCGCCAGGGAGGCGGGTTGGCATTCGGCTTTGGTGCATGAGAAGAGCTATTCGTATCTGGCCAAGAAATATGGTGTGGACATCAATCGCAATCATGTCTTTCCCAGTCTCTATGATTTCCACAAGAAACTGAGCGACGATGCTGTTGTTTGGTAGACGCAGGTGACATcaacataacaaatacattACGCTCTCCTTAAGCACAAATTTGTGGGGTTTTATTTTACGTTTCTGACTTGGGCAATGGAGCCATAAATATGTTGCCCAGGGGTTGCTGTGGCTTTTGACTTTCTGTATCGTATTGGGAGCCAATGGCCCACAGAGACTCCAAATCGTATTCCTCGCGTGCCTTGGGCGAAAAAATATGCAGCGCAATGTTGCCTagaaaaatgtgcaaatgtttAGCAATTGTTTAAAGGATATTTCAAGCATACGCACCTAAATCCATGGCCATCCAGTCGTGACTCTTTTCG encodes the following:
- the LOC133840598 gene encoding rhythmically expressed gene 2 protein; this translates as MRSLNRFRLITFDVTNTLLQFRTSPGKQYGEIGALFGARCDNNELAKNYKANWYKMNRDYPNFGRETSPRLEWQHWWRQLIAGTFAESGAPIPEAKLDDFANHLLELYKTSICWQPCNGSIDLLKQLRQHAQSGKPCRVGVVANFDPRLDVLLRNTKLEQYLDFALNSYAAQAEKPQAAIFERAMAESGLKELKPAECLHIGDGPTTDYLGAREAGWHSALVHEKSYSYLAKKYGVDINRNHVFPSLYDFHKKLSDDAVVW